Below is a genomic region from Lepidochelys kempii isolate rLepKem1 chromosome 5, rLepKem1.hap2, whole genome shotgun sequence.
TAAGGATCCATTTACAAATGGACATTTTAATAAATGGTGAATTGTTAGCATCTAACATCTGCTTGTAACAAGGGTTTCATCACTCTACTGCACATATTACTCCTGTCTGGAATATGCAAATAATATCTATTTATTAGCCCTTTATAAATGGAACCTGAATCTAGCATGACCATTTAGCTTTGTCCAGGGCTGTGATTGGGGCCTGGTCTACCCAGCTCCGATTTCAGCCACTGGTGTGCTGATGTGGCTACAAACTTCTAGTATAGACAGGCAAAACTTCTGAAAGGAGAAGCAGCCCCGCTCTTGCGAACTGCAGTGTACCCTTGCGGCTCTGTgtacatggggggaaaaaagggtgagTTAGCTTGAGTGGAACCCCTCCTTTTAGGCCGGTTTGGGCACAGTTCAGCACCTTTCAGATCTCACAATGCAACCAGCTCAGACAAGCGCAAAGGTATTCAATTGTTTCTacacagctggagtgggggaggttcaaTTAAGTTAAAGTATCTGTTCAAAAGGCAACCCCCTGCTTTTTGCCACTGGAGATGGTCTAGGCATTTGCAGTAATGGGACAAGCTGTACCAGTGGCTTGTCACCAATGGCTGAAACAGGGGGCCTAGGGCTAAAGGGATGAGGGCCGACCTATCTAAACGTCCCTGTGCTAAGTAACTCTGAGAACTCTGGACTCCGGGGAGGGCAGTGCAGGTAGAGAGGTATTGATGCTTTGCTCCAACTTTGCAGTAGGAGAAGGCATTATTGTAGGCAGTTATGCCACAGCTCAACTTCACGGCCCTACCGGATGAACAGAGGGGAAGCAATTTGACCACAGAGTAATGTCCCAAAACCTGTGCTAAAGACCTGGGGTTGGGGCGAAGACTGGCTAAACACTGAGGGGGAACCGGGACCGGCTCGTCCTAACTCTCCAAATGGTTTTCCCCAGTTCTAATTATGATTTTATGAAGCAGAATACAGATGGCAGCACTTGAAACTTAACCTGCTCTTCCACCCTACAGTGAATGAGAGCAATAGCCATCATTAGGTTTCTGTCCCATTTCCCGCCACCcgccgcacacacacacaaatcttgtTACTCACCATAGGACGATCCTTGTACATGTTTGGATAACAGAGATCTGATGGTTGGTAAGGGGATGAGAGCAAACAGCATTATGGCCCGAgctgtaacacaaataaatggGTAGCTTTCATCAGTACCTGCTGGCAAAACGTCAGCTTAGTGCCCCTTAGGGCAAGACCATAAATtgcagatcagggctggggcggtgTTGAGCAAATCACAGGCAACAGCTGTGGATTGTAGGATTCACTGTGTGATGTGGGCAATGTGGTTCTGTCAGTCCCTCTACAGTATTAAAAACTAATCCTCGTATTTAGGCAGGTCATTGTCCCCTTCTAGTGGGTGGTCCACGTGAGTGGAGGGGGGGTCTACCTGTCAGCAAAGAGGGTTACTCCTCTAGAGGTCGATCAGCAGGGCTCATGCTCTTAGGGTCCTAGCTTCATGCACAGGCAGGATGATTGTGTTATCTAGGAAAGTGATGGCTCTGCTATTGGTTGGGCCTTAGAtctgaagctctttggggcacggcctgtctttttgttctgtttgtacagcaccgagcacaacaGGGTCCCGGTCCAtgtgactggggctcccaggtgctactgcaatacaagtaTTAAATAACATCTTACAAACAATGCAGGATTACAGGTTGGTGATGGAAGCTATTTAACCAAGTATGCTTTTTCCTACCCCATTTCCCTGAAACCTTGTTCCTCCAACATGTCTCTCTGTTGAATAAGCAAAGCTGTTAGAAAGTCCATTCCCCTGTTGTTTCTTTACTATTCCACCTTGTCTCCAGACAGAATAATTTTCAGTGGACTTTCAGCTTCCATTCATACAGGGTATACCAGCATCACACAgaccttatttttgttttgctctcCCTTAGCACTGTGTCCCTGTCAGTCTTTCAGCAAGGAGATCTTAAGCTGAATGGTATAGGCCTCTTTCTCTCTACATTTACTAAACATTCATCTTGCAGCTGCTCACTGCCACAAACAAGGATACAGTTTTTATGCTGCAGTAACTGCTTCCTACCGCCAAACTTGGCTCCTGAGAGAGTCAGGAGGCCTATCCCTGTCTACCCCTTGTCCATTTATGCCTGtgacccactaaccccctctttttgtcctatgactgcagcaGTGTTAATGGGCTTCTCTACATGGAATGGTCCCTTCCAAGATGTGCTAACTACTTAATGCTGAACAAGCTGTTCCACCTGGCATTTTTGCGATGACTTCTGGCAATGCCTTTCCCAgccccgaagaagagctctgcctggctcgcaagcttgtctccctcaccaacagaagtgggtgaaataaaaaatcattcctcacccaccttgtccacGTCTGTACGTACAGCGCTGCAGCAGCGCAAATGTGCCTCTGCAGTGTGCGGGGTGAAGATGCTCTAGAGATGGGAGCGAGCTCTGCCATCGGCATAAAGACAACACCTCTGTGAGTGACATAAACTAAGTCAacaggagaggctctcctgccAAAATAGCACTGCGCACATGAACGCTTATGTCGctcggggggagggtgggggtggaatatctcccccccctccctcccaagccAAGCAACATATATTTTGCCAACAtagcctgtagtgtagacaaggtcttactTAAAGTTCAGGATTTTGGATACGTACTGCTAAGTTTTTAAACTGCTACAGTGGCTCTAGCTGACAATTAACAATGCTTGACAATTAGGCTTCCCACCAACCATAGCTATGCCTTACTGTGAAACAACAAGGAAACTTTGTCCAATCAGCTCCAGTCCATAGGATGCCTCCATTTCATCTTTGCCAAGGTAACCCAAACTTTCTTCCTTCTCATCCACAGGCCTTTCCTTACAAGGAGAAATATTACCCATAATGAAGACAGACACTTGTTTGACTAGTATTAATAGCTGAAAAGGGTTTTTTCTCCTATGCAAAGCTGCCTTTCATCAGCTTAGATCTGGGATATGACCTAGTGAAAAATTACCAGCACTAACTAGTCTTTAAAACaaatgattttataaaaaaaaaaaccaaatccCTCCCAAGCCAACATGTGACATCAAGTTTATTACTGTTAATCCAGCAAAGACAGGGGAAAagatgggggctggaggggacagCTAAGGGCCCACACATTTAGGTAAAATTCACAGCTGATCAGAATTTTGCACCTTGGGCTCAAAGTGGCTGCTGGTGTAGTGGGTTAGTGAACTCACGCAGGCCCCTTGCTGCCATCTCAGGAGGAGCAGAGTGGGGAGTCATGGGTCTGCTCTTTATGGCCTTTCTGCCACCCCCGGGGAAGTAGGGACAACCCTGTAACCAGACAGCAAAGATGAGGTATGTGTGAGGGAGGACACAGGAGGAGGAAATTGCTTCTTACACTGTCACCATGTTGACCTCTTAAACTTTAAACCCTGATGTAATAGGAGAATTTTGTGTGGGTGAATAATTTACTGTGGCTAGAAGAGTCTCTTTGGAAAGTGTGTCTCTCCCACAGTGTTTCCTGGTCTGAGGTTTTCATTGACGTGAACAGCAAAGAGCTTTATACTGCTGCTGAAGCACAGCTCTTGCACATCTCCCTTTTCTCCGCCTGCCTGCCGCCTAGCATACATGGGGATCAGTCATTCTCCCTTGCAGTGGCTGTGACCAATCATGTCACAGTTCAACTCACCAATGTAGAACAGGAATGTCTGTCGCACAAAGGCCATGATGAGAATGCCAATGCTGAAGGACAGTATCCCAATGATGATCATAGTCGTGTCCCTTAAATACTTGGAGAACACAAAAACCCCCAGGAAACTGGTAATAAAGATCATGTAGCCAGCAGCATTGCCATAGCCAATCTCCACTGGGCCCCAGCTCAAAGGTTTCTTAAGCAAAAACAGCGGAAGCACATCCATGGCTCCCACAACTGCTAGGTCATACAAGACTGCCCCGATGAAGAGCATTGCAATGATGAGTTTTGATGGTGCCAGGGGGCTGCGCCCCTCGTTCTCACAGGAACCTGAATTCCCTGCAGTTCCTTCATCCTCTGGTAGCTGGCTGTCAGGCTGATCTATGTCCTTGGGTTTGCTGTGAGCTAGGGAAGCTGGGCAGGTGCCTTCAGGCATAGGGACTTTCAGAACAAAGACGCTGTAGAAGAAGCAGAAGGCATAGCAGGCAATGCTGCAGGCCACTAGCACGGTGCCCTGTTGATAACTTATGTGGGAATGGACAAAGATGTGCCCAGACGCTATGCTTCCCAAGAAGCCCGCCATCCCATAGGTCAGCTCGATAACAATCAGCCGCAGAGACCTCCTGTGCTCGGAGGAGCCCAGAGACCCCAGAGCCATGACGCCAGCCCAGTAGGTGGTGAAACCTCCCGTCAGACCGTTTAAGGCCGCCGCCCCATACAACACCTCAATAGGCCACTCCAGCAGGATTAAGAGGAGCAGGAGGGACCTGGAGACTAGATAGCCGAGGAGAGGTAAGCAAATGGTGAGCTTCCTGTTCTTCTTGTCGCCAAGCTTTGTCAGGCCGTAGGCCGTCAACAAGGGGCTCAGGCCCAGAATCAAGTTGTAGATGATGTAGAAGTCAGAGACAGCTTTCTGCTGTAGATCCTCAAGCATGTGCGCCGGGGAGGTTGAGCTGGTCCAGTTGTAGTAGTTCTTCACCACTAGCAGCAGCCCTGTGTCGTAAAAGGAGCTGGCTACCTGGGCACCAGCTACCACGGGCTCAATCCAGGTCCTCACCGCCATCCCTCCGACCATGATGGCTGCTGCTGAACCTTTCCTTGGGGCTACTGGCaaggaggtgggtggggaaggaagagcgGCAGGGAGGTGTGCTGGAGACAGCAGGTTCAGAAGTTCTGGTGTTAAAACCGAAAGTCACTAACGTCTGCAAGTTAGCACAGAAACAGAGTTGTGTGAGAGCAACGCTGGCTGCACCTCCCCTCCAGCCACACACAGCCCCGTGCAGTGGCTGAGACTGCTCTCAATCCTGCCTGTGCCAGGGACGCTTTTGCGAGCCTGGAGCCCGCCCTCCACTCTCTTCCTGGCATGCATTCAGAAAGGTCACAGGGCCCTGGCTTGGGGAATTTCTGTCTCACTTGGGGAAGTGACTGTCCCCTGGTTGTGGCTTATGTTTCACCACCCCTGAGCTGAGGCGTGCAAAAGGAatcacagcaaagcagtggcaACATCTAcctatggggtgggggtgggggaagggtggagagGGCTGAGGTCACTGGACAGtagccctccttcccccccacccatctTCACCCACCCCATGTTTGTTGCTGGTGGCTTTTGAACCTGTTTACCCTGTtccttgcccccccaccccaaaacctttTCAACAATTTGAACAGCAAATTGTAGCAGgaaattcaaacaaaaacaagGCTGTTGCACTGACCTGTCTCCACAGCCACTCCTGTGTGCATTCAGCCTCACTGTGCTTCTCAAATGAGGGCAATCCTGACGGGCTCTCTTGGCTTACGCACACAGCAGAGTCTAGAAATATTCCCTTCCCACACTAGCTGAGTAACCAGTGAGCTAAGGAGTTAGTAGCTGTGGTGAGTAACAGGCCACATACTGGAAAATGTGTGGCAACACCACCCCCTTAGCCTGGGCTCTCCTGAGGGCCGAGACACCGGGAACAGCAAGGCAACTGGAAAAGGGAGGCTGACTAGCAGGATATATACTGTGACCATGTGTGCTTTCGCAAGATCCTCTTGCCCAACCCATCTCCCAAAGCAGCCTCTTCCCATCAAATCACCCCACCATGAGGGACACCCTTGCTCCGTTCCTGCTGCTGGGGAAAAAGAACTGATGCCATCTCCATGTCTCACCCCCTCTTTTCTTTGCCCTGAGGCGTCGGGTCCTGCCTAGGGCCCCCCCTGGAAGAAAGTAGCTAATGTTTGGTGTCCAGCCATCTCCAACACAATGGAACTATCAAgtccctaattttttttaaagatagaacCGGCTAACCTCAACAGCCATGACTGAGCACCCCACCAAtatcggggtgggggaggaaacagGGAGGGacagaagaagaaataaaatctGTGACTAACCTAGGCCTGGCCCTTGAGGGGAGGGGAATTGGGCAGTGGGGGGTATTTtatacagttttgttcaatagaTTAACCCCCTTGGGGATTTTTCAGTTGCATCCTTCTACATACATTTGCATCCAATGCAAAAGAGCAGCAAAATACCCAGGGACTGATTGGCCAGTGATTTCACTATTTGTTTTGTTGCACTAAGGCTGCTCGGGTGGGGGTTGAAGTGTTGTGTTTGCTTTGTATAAACCAGGATCtcttctctcctccatctctagGATTTCCAATGTCTGAGAAACAAAAGTAGGTGAAATACACCCAGAAATAGCTGCAAGGACAGGCCCAGGGGCATCTCTATACCCAAATGACAGATGGTCAGGTGTGAGAACAACCTTAAAGTAGCAGTAGGAAGGTAAGCAAAGGCAGAAAACTTGGTTAGCATGGACTATGCCCTGCAAATCTTTCTCGTGGCTTTGCTATGTAATGCAACTATCCCAGAATCATGCTGATGCAGGGACAGACTCTGATCTCTAAACTTCAGTGTTGTTACTTGAGATCATGGGCACCATGTGAACCACCAGCTGgaggaggctagtccccagctcCACCCTTTCCGTCCCCGCCCACCACAGccaccaacccctgccccaggctagcgccccctccagcccagagcaccaggagggcGGGCTGCGTGGCCCCAGCCAGGGCCACCACAgtggggagctgcagaggaggcctggggggcagagcatgggcgtGGCCACAcctggctatttggggaggcagagcctccccCCGCCTTtgatacccaccgcccatgctTGAGATGCAGACTGGTGTTACATAACACTTCCCAGTTGGGCCCCAAACCTTCAGACCATGCTGCACTATCGTGTCTGAGTACAGCCATATAGATACACGACATACATGAGAAACCAAACATCATCATCGACCTCCCTCAGCCAGATCACCTTGAGGCTAACGACGTGGGGCTCTTGCAGTCCAAGGAGTTAGGAAGGAAGGGAGTCACACAACTGATGACTCAGCAACTGCAGCCAGCCCTCTCCCTGGAGCAGCTCTGAGCACACCTGTGGCAGTCTGGCCTCTCATTTACGCAGGTGTGAAACTATTTAGTCCAAGCCAACACCTTAAACTCCACCCAGAAACTAATCCAAAATCAGAGCAGGCCAAGGAGATATGGCGTAACGTGATGTCCGGGTGAAGAACTGTTTACTGTAGCAAAGCAGCAAGAAAAAGTTCTTTTGGGCCTAAACCCTCAGTTTTCAGTAAGGTAAGACTATCACTGATTCCGATCGTTCAGACACCCCCTTCCATGGctatccagaggtgaaagtaagccggtacacaGCCAGCTGTACCAGGAGGGGACAGCTTCCCCAGTCCGGCAATggaaaagggccctgggctctgtGGTTTCAGGTCAGTGCGGTGCTCGTGTTCTTGTAACACTGACCAATCCCGGTCGCCGGCGGGGGGGAATCAAACCTCGGACCTCTGGAAccaaatgcatgagcctctaccgcatgagctaaaagccatctgCCTGCTGATGGATGGCATTGACTTACCAAACATTCCTGGTGAGGAAGGTAGAAAAGTAGGGCCAGAGCTAGCCTAACGAACGGCTGTTTTACTTCCCTTTCAAAACTGCAGATGGGCTGAACAGCAGAAGCAAATATCTCCTGTTTTTAATCCCCTGCcgcctttatttatttttcagtcctgggttctgtgctgAGCCAGCAAACTCCTTGGGTTGCACTCATTTGTGTGCTGCTCTCCCTTGTGGAAAAATCAGAACACTGCAACCTCCAAAGTTTACATTTTCTGCAGGATTTGGTTCTCCCTTGGGGAACTGGAGGTATATAGGTGACTAAAGCCTCTTATGGTTAATGGGACCTCCCCACATTAATCCCCTACATGTAGAGAGGAAAATATCTCTTTATCATGTTGAACAGAGT
It encodes:
- the SLC46A2 gene encoding solute carrier family 46 member 2 isoform X2: MVGGMAVRTWIEPVVAGAQVASSFYDTGLLLVVKNYYNWTSSTSPAHMLEDLQQKAVSDFYIIYNLILGLSPLLTAYGLTKLGDKKNRKLTICLPLLGYLVSRSLLLLLILLEWPIEVLYGAAALNGLTGGFTTYWAGVMALGSLGSSEHRRSLRLIVIELTYGMAGFLGSIASGHIFVHSHISYQQGTVLVACSIACYAFCFFYSVFVLKVPMPEGTCPASLAHSKPKDIDQPDSQLPEDEGTAGNSGSCENEGRSPLAPSKLIIAMLFIGAVLYDLAVVGAMDVLPLFLLKKPLSWGPVEIGYGNAAGYMIFITSFLGVFVFSKYLRDTTMIIIGILSFSIGILIMAFVRQTFLFYIARAIMLFALIPLPTIRSLLSKHVQGSSYGE
- the SLC46A2 gene encoding solute carrier family 46 member 2 isoform X1: MVGGMAVRTWIEPVVAGAQVASSFYDTGLLLVVKNYYNWTSSTSPAHMLEDLQQKAVSDFYIIYNLILGLSPLLTAYGLTKLGDKKNRKLTICLPLLGYLVSRSLLLLLILLEWPIEVLYGAAALNGLTGGFTTYWAGVMALGSLGSSEHRRSLRLIVIELTYGMAGFLGSIASGHIFVHSHISYQQGTVLVACSIACYAFCFFYSVFVLKVPMPEGTCPASLAHSKPKDIDQPDSQLPEDEGTAGNSGSCENEGRSPLAPSKLIIAMLFIGAVLYDLAVVGAMDVLPLFLLKKPLSWGPVEIGYGNAAGYMIFITSFLGVFVFSKYLRDTTMIIIGILSFSIGILIMAFVRQTFLFYIARAIMLFALIPLPTIRSLLSKHVQGSSYGKVFVLLQLSLVITGVATSTAYNKIYQHTLDWFSGFCFILSCVAGCLSIIPISIVACKQRSPSGSLEILAA